GGAGTACCATTATAAGTGGCCGGTTTAATTTTAGGAAGTTGACCAAATACTCTTTTACTTTCTGCTACCAAAGACTCATCATTGGCATCTACATAAATTACTCTAAAGCTTCCTGTATCGGCTACTTCAAAAAGGACAATCACGCTGCCTTTGAAATTATTTTGTTTTAAGTTGTCGGGCACTTTGAAATTATTGAAAACAAAATCCTGAACTTGGTTATAAAAACAAGTTTGCAATGGCAGATATTCTAATCCTTCACAAGAAGGAAAAACAGGAAATTTTTCGGCTGTATTTTGGATAACTTGTGATGATGCTACACTAGTTAAAAAAAGTAATACTAAAAACGGAATTGTTTTTTTCATATTATTAAGATATCGATTCAAGATATTATTGCTTTTCAGTGGGTAAAAGTAAAAAAAATCCCGATGTAAATCGGGACAAAGTTTATTATCTAATGGTTACTCGTTTTGTTTCTTTTTATTTAGGTAAAGAAATACGCCTAGTGCCATTAAAGCTCCTATAGTATTTGCGGCCACATCCATAATATCAGCATGTCTTGTGGTGGTAAATTCTTCCTGCAAAAACTCAATTAGAATTCCGTACCCGACAGATATTAAAAAGATGTTTCGTATATTTTTGATTTCAATTACACCTTGTTTTTCCCAGGAGTAAAATCCCCAAAGCATTGTAAAAACAAAATGAAATGTAATATGAACGTATTTATCTACGCTAGTTATAGAAATACCAATCGATGGAAAATCATTTACTTTTACTAAACACAAAAAAGCTATTATTAAGGTCCAGCCTATGGCAAAAACCAAACTGACTTTTTTAAGCCCCAATAAGCTCTTTGTAAGCATCACTCGAAAGCAATTCGTTAATTTCAGAAGCGTTGGCTATTTTTAATTTAATCATCCAGCCTTTTCCGTAAGGATCGCTATTTACATCTTCAGGATTTGATTCTAAATCTTCATTAAATTCAAAGATTTCTCCAGAAAGTGGTAAGAATAAATCTGAAACTGTTTTTACGGCTTCAACGGTACCAAATACTTCGTCTTTATCAAGGGTTTGGTCCAAAGTTTCCACTTCAACATAAACAATGTCGCCCAATTCTTTTTGAGCAAAATCAGTGATGCCAACAGTGGCAACATCGCCATCAATTAAAACCCATTCGTGGTCTTTTGTATATTTTAAATTGCTAGGTATATTCATTTGATATTAATTTTAAGACGGTAAAGATAAGATTTGAAATTGTAATTTTATTTAAAACAAAGGTTAGTTTCCAAAATTATATCGCAATGTAAAACCAGCTTTAATATTTGTTAAAGGGAATGATGTTGAAATCACTGGTTTTGAGAACGAATGATCATAGAAGAAAATAGCCGTTAGGTTTTTACTAAAGGAATAGTCTGCTGTTAATTTGGCTGACCAGATATTTTGTCCTCCTCCAATTTGGTTATTATCATAATCTAAGTAACGAACTATCGTTTTATTGTTTCTGTAAGAGAAATCGATTTTTAGATTAATATCACTTTTAATAATTCCAGTTGGATTGTCAGCCAATTGTGATGAGAAAATAACATCTTTAAAACGATATCCTATACCAATGATATATTCTTTTCCTTGAACTTCGGTCAATAAATTATTGTCAAAACTCATAGATAAACTTCTGTCCTTTTTAATTTCGGCTAAAATTTTGAAGGCATTTTTCATTTCAAAATCAATTCGAATTAGCGGATTAAATTGTTCCACTAAATTGATGTTTCCAATGATTGTTTTATTATAAAAGTTTCCAAATCCTCCGTTATCTTGAGTTGGTGAAGTTGCACTATAATCAAGATTAGAACGGAAAGTATTGATAGTATATGACGCTCGGTAAGCATGTTGAATTGAGAATCGTTTAAAATGCTCTTTGAAAAAGGCATAACGCATCAAACCAGTGTACTTAATATTCCAGTTAGGAATTGGGAAATTACGAAACGCGTCTAAGGAAACGCCTTGACCTGCCTCACCTGCTTTATGGTCTAAAACTCCAAAACCCGTGTAGGCTGACAAGAAAGCTGGAATCAAAACGGCCTGATTATTTTTTCCAAAACCAATAGGAA
The window above is part of the Flavobacterium sp. N1994 genome. Proteins encoded here:
- a CDS encoding VanZ family protein — translated: MLTKSLLGLKKVSLVFAIGWTLIIAFLCLVKVNDFPSIGISITSVDKYVHITFHFVFTMLWGFYSWEKQGVIEIKNIRNIFLISVGYGILIEFLQEEFTTTRHADIMDVAANTIGALMALGVFLYLNKKKQNE
- the gcvH gene encoding glycine cleavage system protein GcvH; this encodes MNIPSNLKYTKDHEWVLIDGDVATVGITDFAQKELGDIVYVEVETLDQTLDKDEVFGTVEAVKTVSDLFLPLSGEIFEFNEDLESNPEDVNSDPYGKGWMIKLKIANASEINELLSSDAYKELIGA